The Megalobrama amblycephala isolate DHTTF-2021 linkage group LG16, ASM1881202v1, whole genome shotgun sequence genome includes the window GCAGAGCAGAAGAACAGCTCCAGATCCAGCAGCAAAACAGAAAACCAACACCATTACGTGCAAAGAAGAGAAACCTGGAAAACATAAACAAGTTACAACATTTACTACTAAATTAATTAAGAGAACTTGCAATTGAAGGCATTCATTATTTTAAGGAATTCCTACAACTATACACTAAATGAACAAAAAGGGAAGATATGTTTTGTGTTCAGGAGCAAAAACAGCATAGGCTATTCTTTACACCAAGTCCAAATGATTCCCACAACGGAAGTAATGTTCTGTTTGTATTAAAGCTAAATATATGTGAGCAATGGCAAGCGAACTTAGTGATAGTTTGGCTGTTTGCACTTATAGTGTAAACAGAGACTGTCTTATTTTATTTGCCGTGTTCGTTGACTCACCCAGTGTCTTCAGTACCACAGttgcattggctgaaagttctCCAGCAAACACTTGACACACGTAAACTCCTCTGTCCTCAGCTCTGACACCCTTCAGTCTGAGAGAGAAGTTTCCTTTGAGGATTTCAGCAGTGAAGAACTCAACTCTGTCTCTGTAATGCTCATCTGATGAATCTGGCAAAGTCTGTTTGTTTTGGTAGAGCAGAACCAGAatatcttcatcttcatcacttTTCTTCCACGAAACCTGTTCAGGTGTGAGGTCTGTTCTTCTCCATTCCACCTCCAGACCCTCCATCAGTAAGAGTTCATCAACATAACAGGGCAAAACCACTGAAGATCCCAGAGGAGCGACCAGAGGACCAGAGGAACCGCGCACAGTGAACCCTATAGAGAGAAACTGCGttaaaaatgagaaagaaagcaAAATTCAGATGCTATTCTCGCGTATCAGCGGATAGTGACAATACGTACCGTCAGCGACCATCAGGAGAACtgaaatataaacacatttaatgtCCATAATGACTACAAATTACACAGAGCTATAATACAGTCATAACTCGATCGTGATCATTAGTGTTTCGCCCGCTGTCTTTCATGCAAGGAGTCATAATGAAACACTTTTGCTTTCGCTTTTCTTCATTATGCGCGTGAAGAGTTGTTTCCAACCGGGAAGAACCGGGAATAAGCGCAGAACGTACCGAAACATCACCTTCTGTTTTAGCTGCTTCTGTGGATATTGCTGAACAGCTACATTTACACACGAAGGAAATGTCAACACGAATGTTTGTTTGACGAACAGAAAGCGAAACTTCTTTTGTTTGTATTATGTAGGCTATTACTTTATCTGGCTTTCACACGGAAAACGAGCCCTGTGTAATGTTTATCGGTCATATAAAACACTTGGATTAAGcaatcataataatattaatatttatttaattaattaattcatattaattaatatttagcatttttaaattaagtttaatGAAGGAACAACTGCCTATtaagacaaataaaataaagacatgaaagggttagttcacccaaaaatgaatttctgtcattaattactctccctcatgtcgttccacacccgtaaggccttcattcatcttcagaacacaaattaagatatttttgatgaaatcagagaggtttacgtccattgacagcaatataatcaacactttcaaggtccagaaaggtactaaagacatcgttaaaaacagtcatgtgactgcagtggttcaactttaatgttatgaagagacgagaatactttttgtgcgcaaaaacaaaacaaaaataaccactttattcaacagtgaactaacccttgaagaGTGTCTGTTGACTCATAATTTGTATGAAATGTAATAAAGCATGctataaaaatcacatttccaTGAATGACCAAGAATTCATCACAAAGGGTTGAAATGTGCATGACTGTACAGAATCAATCTTAGACATCTCATTGCACGTTTTGAGAATTCAGTAGTAAGACGGTgcacaaaaatgtttaattctTCGTTTGAAAGTGTGTTCAAATGGCATCAAAATATCTATACAAGTCATTGTCTACGAGTATACGAGTCAAAAACAGCCAGACAGGACCTTATGTTTAATATAAAAACGTTTGCATATCACCTGACTTCATGTCAACATTTATATTCAGTGGATCTTCAGCAGAATGAAGTGAGGTGAATAATTAACTGCAACTGTGCAAATATTACTGTCACGCTTTTATTCCTGCATCCAGCACCTGTTTCTGTTTTGTTGGATATACATCTACTCTTTACATAGTATAAAATATTATCGTTAAAAGAAACACTGTATTTCAATATTGTGACTCCTTTGCACTTCCCTGGCACTGTAAAATTGGTAAATAAGCTCGAAATATGCTGCTGAGCTACCACAAAAACTGAAGTTCAAGCTCAAAATAAGCACTTGTTTCTCTGACACACAAGGCCTATGTGCATACAGCATACATTGCACATATTAGATTATATGAAAatgcataaagtaaaatatgtatttgaatgtatttaaaataaatccaCTGTCTCATCACTCACATCACCAAAATTAACCTTTGCACATGCTTTCATTATTTTGTGATTTGCAGGACATAAGACGGCAAAGCCGAAGTGCAGATCCAGAATCATATATTTAGCACTTAATCCAAAGAAATCTGAAAGAAACCCAGTACAATCAAGTGTGACAGAAATCAGAAAATAATATGTTGGTAACATACCCTGATATATTATCAGAATAAAAAAACACGAACATAAGCAGACCCACTTTAAAAAAGTCATTgtaagtaaaaagtaaaaacaacattcttaatatttttgtaaaaacacCACATTTACATATGAGCGGTACCTAAATCATttcataaacaaaatatttaattttagttcgaaaaaaacaaacaaaaaaatgaaattataaagCTACAATTTACTGTTGAAATGATTTAGCAGCCATTATAAAACTATTAAAGTTATTTGTAACAGAATACCACCAAACTCTGCCTCACAATTTAGAGTCTTCAGTCTCATTcagtctgttttttttctctagATGGACTTCAGAGAGATCAGTCACAGTTTCAGATAAATGCAGAAGAGTCTGTGTCTCATGACAGCGTCCGTGTAACAGCAGAATCGTCTGCAGACAGATTCTCCATTTCATGAGTCTCTGCTGTGTTCTGTGAGCAAAACAAGACATTGTTATTTGGCAACTACACATCTgtggccgtattcacaaaacattttatcttaccactaagagttcttctaaatagcagtaaaagatcttagctaagagttttctcttaaaactattcacaaagctgctgagacaatcttttactaaggaatagactgaagtcttaagctaagagtaagggcggggttgacctcgttgctatggagtatacacacagtgattggctgatgggagGAGTCtctgtcagcgatttaatcatagaaatattgtagaatgaggtgtcatgtttccatattaaaataaaggttttaaaatacaaatgttgccctattcaaataaagatttttttaataaaaatgttgccatagtcaaaataaaggttttaaaatgtaggctgtcactaattaaactagtatatacagttaattgcgGACCGCCTtttggatgtctgcatctcaagagaatggAAAATGCAAGCGACAAATATGGAGAACTTTGGACTTGGGCAAAATTCCAAGCTTGGAGCCCTCAATCCCCTACCAACTatgcttatatatataatttttttttactctattcaatcatttgtaaatgtgaactcatgaaaaccactgcgGCAGGTAAttagacaatatttatttatttgttaaagatttctTTTGGCACCTCattgtagattcaaatctataaatcaaaatgtattgcatttatgaagaaaaggttcagcacccaaggctcaaTCGCTgttgcctcaatggtgttcagtgtctttgggtggattaggactgtttgtgatttggtcttagtgatttaggagtcctcttgactactcctaacgtttcacagatttaggagctagttttagcactaaaatgctttgtgaaatactcttagagcaaaaatttaggactcctaaaattaggactgacacgcccattatttttaagagtttctcctaaatctgGTACTAAAtctaggagctacttttagccttaagatgttttgtgaatacggcccatGACCTCTATGATGTCAAACTTATAGTGCAGATCAGCTGATAATAAAtcgtatattattattacattaccATGAGTTTATGTGTGTGTCTTTGATGTGAGTTCCGCTGAGTGCGTGTAGGTCTGTATTTGAAAACAGAATTGAAGATTTAACATTGATTGTTGAATGTACTTTATATACATAAGAGTGGTATTGAATACAAATCTGAACTTAGTTGCAACAATCTTCCCTATGTGACAGGGGACATTAGAGAAAGTTGTTTCTCATGTAAATACACTAGAAATGCATGCTCATTCAATCATGTGCATTTATTGCATGGGTGCATGCAGGTTATCATCTGACGGTACACATAAAgggttttttatttaaagctgcagtccataagttttgtctttgtctccatctctgtttgaaacctgcaattgcagttatttgtggaataaTCATCTTTATGTGTGTTGTGCGTCAGCGCGGCTCCTCAGCGCgaatgaatctaatgtttgctgtcactcaccacatcggtgtggatactgtacttctgaatcacagattctacgtcttggaagtacaaacaaaattagaatggtcatctgaacaagtacataacatgtctgccacttttgttctgaccaactgagaaaaaaagcattacaataaatcacacTGCCagtgatgattaaatctaacgatcgcttagctcggatcatgtcaaattgtgcaaattattattattgttatactttgttctcaaattgttaacgTTAAGAACATCAGCATTGCgagactgtgtatttagtgtgtgttAGCGTTActtgtagatttcaatttctgttcttgcgacatgctcgaatttccagAGGAAACGCACCAGTACTGATttcattataaaacattattacaagtttACCGTTGTGAATTGAGCTAAGGTAAGAAGATAGTTTtaaacactggctggttatgtacttgctcaaaaaatgattttggatcattgttaACCAAAAAAGGTTATGGACTGTAGCTTTAAATAAGCAAATATAGCCTACCCAGTCAATTATTTGATCTAGCTtctgccttccatattcaaattacgaaaaaaaacggaactggtgtTGTGTTAATTaaactttcttcgtaagttgaatagggaaggcggtctggcggaagctagatattttatttcataacttgttaaatatggatatttttttacacaaacgcatcacttcacttcagaaggcctttattaatcctccggagccgtgtggagtgtgatggatggatgtagatggaggtactttcttcagcttcatactcccgttcacttccattataaagctcggatgcgtcaggatatgtattaatatttctctgtttgtgttcatcagaaagaagaaagtcatatacacctaggatgacttgagggtgagtaaagcttgggctaattttcatttgaaagtgaacttatCCTTTAAGAATAGACTCATCATCGCTCAGGTTTTAGCAGCTATTGCTCATTTCATAAAGCGTCATGTTGTTAAAAATAACCccctcacaaaaaaaaacatttattttgacaaagtgacatcaccaactactggcctgggaTGCATAATACAGTCTTTTTAGTCATTTATATTGTTCAGCGTTTGGTCTCGTTTATGGTAAAGTGGTGTTCACTTTGTAAAGGTCAGTTTGCAGCGGTGTCATATTATATTTTccaatacatttaaatactaTATTAgagttttgttaaaaaaactCAGATTAACATAGGACAGACACCTTTTATCATGTGCCACGTCATGTCTGGTTAGGACAAAGTGTTAGACATCATGCCACCCTGAATGTTTGCTATAAACTGATAGCCATGAAattataaaaaagacaaaagcttATGTTTGAGGGTTAAAGCTAAACTGATGAATCTCTACACTCTTGGTCAACAtacataggcctatatatttgaATTACATTTCagatgtattgttttgtttttttttgcaatatttatttattccaaaaCAATAACTAGAGCAACATTTTCAATATTTATCTATATGTATGTtgtaaaaataaacatgtaatacaTGCATGGGTCTTAAATGTTATAAgcctttacaaatcttttgattTGAACCAGTGTTTGGAGTGTCAAACTGGTCaagtaatgtgatttttcagtCACAGATACTTTTTCTCCACCTGTTTTGTCATGTTCTCTCTACAGCCAAAATATTGATCATCAACAGAATTCAGTGTCATATCCAGTGGAAATGTCTTTTCTTCAACAGCAGCTGTGGTCCTGCAGCGACAGGAATCATAATGATCACATCATCATCAGTGTTCATGTCTGTAATATTCATACTAGAACACAAGCTTACCCGTCCTAGAGCAGATGAAATGAGAAGAAGAGCTTCAATGATCAGCAGCATCTTGATTCAGTCAAATCCCTCAGATGAAGAACAGATGCTGGAAGACAAGAAACGCAACAGAGTTTCACAAATACTAcatttatatcatattatagAATATGTGCAAAGATTTGCACAATGAACTTGACCTTGTACTTTAACCCCAAACTTACCTGAAATACTGTTCTCTGTTTTTGTCAGATTCTGAGGTTTTCTGTATTTTAGGAGCTCAAGAGCAACGATGAGAAAAGAGAAGATCGAAAAAATTAATTTGCTCTCAGCTAGACAACAACGACTCTTCAAACAAACATATGAGGAGGATGAAGTTGCTTTTTATAACTCTGAGGTGAGGTGTGAGCTGAAGTGTGATCTTTTTGCATTCAGCTGAAGTTGATCTCATCATAACTCGACTCTTGTGAAGGTCTATGCGCCGAAATAATATCAGTGGGAGTCCCTGAGGATACACCTGCGGTAGTCTCCAAGTTACTCAGGGACGCACTTCGCCTCGATAAAGATATCATTGTGGACAGATCTCATCGCACGCTGCAGCCTAAACCTAAACCCCATGAACGGCCACGCGTCATCGTCACCAAGCTTCATTATCACTCGGACTGTGTTGACATTCTGCGTCAAGCAAGGGAGTCGAGGCATTTCAAAGTTGGGCACATGTCAATATCTTTCTTTCCTGACCTCACTTCTAAGTTAGCTCGCGCTCGAGCAGCATTTGGGGATGTGCGTCGGCAACTACGGGGAATCTCCGGAATCAAGTCTGGATTTCTGCATCCAGCCCGCCTGTGCGTCACATACAATGGCTTGGAGAAGCAGTTCATTCGTCtagatcaggggtgtccaatcctgctcctggagggccactgtcctcgagagtttagctccaaccccagttaaacacacctgaaccagctaatcaaggtttttAGGCATACAGGAAACTtgcaggcaggtgtgttgaggcaagttggagctaaactctgccaggaccgagtttggacatcCCTGGTCTAGATGAAGCAGAAGCATATGTCAAGTCCCTGCTGTCGCAGGTTGAAGGATCGGACTCTTGAAATAGACGACGGCCTACAGTATCTCTTTCATATGGACACTCATTGGGTGGTTTACGGACTTGCTTCAGTACGTATTGTAGCCTACATATACTAGTCAtattcttattttgtgtttttcttttagaTATTTCctatatgtttatttatttaaatatgctttttcATTAGTGATGGTTAGTTATTAAATGTCATAAGGCTGATTTATTGTTTACCAGACATTCTTTGTCGATAATTTTATtcgttattatatatataatttttttttattattatttataatgatcttttttttcttttcatattatAATTTTCTTTTCCTCTCTGGCAATTTTTATTGCTTGTTTTTCTAATGTCTGGGTAAACTGGTGGTTGGAGTTCGtttcttttttgtgtattgAAAATAGTTTTTTCTTATAGCCTGCAGCCTATCGATAGCGGGGAATATGTATCTATGGTTGTCTTTGTTGTGGTCAATCAAActtgaaaaataagctttttttttttgcagaccTCATTGCATTATTGTCACGTCTGCAGTGATGTCTCGAATAAAGAGAGATAAGGATCTAAATGCAAACAGTTTATTCCATATGTGTTCATTCACAATAATCCACAAACAGGCTAGACATGAATCCAGGAAAGGCAGTGAATACTCTAAGCAGACAAACCATAAATCCAGACAAGGCAATAACATTAACTCCAAGGCAGACAAGGCATGAACAGACAACATTACAAACATATGTTGAGCAACCAGCTGATCTCATGACCAAATGtgcacacttctctttaaaacacgcagcacagacagACTGTATATTTACGTAATCactgtattttgctgttttataaaggcacaaagccatatcaaTTTCGATTTTAGTTAATTGGCAAAATACAACGTTAGAGACCATTTAGGCTATGTATGTTTAAAATTTTCGGTTCATTACTAATGGCGGCATAGGGtaattaatgggaaacactgaatgaatgttttgCTGACAAATGTGCCAAAGTTGTCATATTAGTTgtcatatcataacaaaaactcTTCAACCGGACCGAAAGAGCGTCTAGAGGCCTGCCACTGATGTGTGGCTCTGCTCTGAgcgagtgacaggaggcgtggctctgtactgagtgagtgacaggaggcgtggctctgTACTGAGTGAAtgacaggaggcgtggctctgCTCTGAgcgagtgacaggaggcgtggctctgtactgagtgagtgacaggaggcgtggctctgTACTGAGTGAAtgacaggaggcgtggctctgCTCTGAgcgagtgacaggaggcgtggctctgTACTGAGTGAAtgacaggaggcgtggctctgctctgagtgagtgacaggaggcgtggctctgtactgagtgagtgacaggaggcgtggctctgTACTGAGTGAAtgacaggaggcgtggctctgtactgagtgagtgacaggaggcgtggctctgTACTGAGTGAAtgacaggaggcgtggctctgTACTGAGTGAAtgacaggaggcgtggctctgCTCTGAgcgagtgacaggaggcgtggctctgtactgagtgagtgacaggaggcgtggctctgTACTGAGTGAAtgacaggaggcgtggctctgCTCTGAgcgagtgacaggaggcgtggctctgTACTGAGTGAAtgacaggaggcgtggctctgctctgagtgagtgacaggaggcgtggctctgtactgagtgagtgacaggaggcgtggctctgTACTGAGTGAAtgacaggaggcgtggctctgCTCTGAgcgagtgacaggaggcgtggctctgTACTGAGTGAAtgacaggaggcgtggctctgctctgagtgagtgacaggaggcgtggctctgTACTGAGTGAAtgacaggaggcgtggctctgctctgagtgagtgacaggaggcgtggctctgtactgagtgagtgacaggaggcgtggctctgtacaactgcggtgtgcgtgaacgcgctgtcggagagaagagagaaaaaatgCTGCAAGCCTGTTACTGAATTACATGACTGAAATTATCAGCAGATAAGGTGGGATTTAGGGTAAACAGACTGCTGTAGGCTACTTGCAACATAGTAAAAACACGTCAAAAACGTATAGCAACTGTTCCATCATGtatttaaagtgctctattttcacgcactaattttgtacttaatagattgttcttaattttgtacttccatagtatttttaaataaaattcttCTTTAATACTAATTAAGTTAATCTTTTGAGacgaaatatgaactaaaatgtgcttttaacctactatctctgtatttgtAGTGTTATGGGttcaagtggtaactaaatggTTTCTCATAATAGCACAGTTGAGAAGCCTACActaagatgttcttaagatgatcttaagaagtactaaagaagaatttaaAGTACAAAACTAGTGTGTGAAAatagcactttaagtacattatggaagtgtacatTTTTCACCTGGGAATGTGCGTGTCCGTGGGTGTGGTCATGTGGGCCGGTGTGGCTACAGTGCCAGGGCTGAATTTTTGTTCCATTCCGCCCCTGGCTGCAGGTGTATGGTCGGATATACTGTAGAAAAGCGGTATTGAactgtttatcatattttaatagagagatatgtttagaaaaatttaattttgacagcactgtTAAGGAGTctcaaacctgaaagattctgggcttttggaaaaacattcggggctccatcccccttagcccacccctagcgccgcccctgctgaccaaaaaaataaatatatataaataatatattttttaaaggcaTCTTGTAGGGATAAGTAAAATCCTCCATCCCAAGATTTTCAACATTACATGATAATGTTGTAATTTTTCCAGTTGGAAAAGCTCCCATTTGATCACTGATTTATGTTCCCACCATAACAtgcaaacacaaaacattttatcaaaGACAATTATGAGAGAAGAGAATATGCTTTGAGAGATTTATTTGGTTGACAGAAGTTGAATCtgaaaaatagtaataaaaaagcTTAAGCACTTTTTGATTTTCTGATGTTTACCTCAGTGTTCAATAGCAACAAGAAACATGCAGTATCAACAGgttaacacaaaataatgttaaaattagTACAGAGTTCAAGAAAGTAACTTGTTTTGCACTGTTGGATACCATGGTGCACAGAGTTTTTCACAGTAATACAGTGTCACACCAGAAATTAAACACACCATAGTGCTTTGTTATGTTTTTGGGTGGTTTGAATAGAGCACAGTTCAGTTCACTTCTTGTTCCAGAGTTTTTCAAAGTGTACACAGTCTCACACCAGAGATCTTTCTGATATTTTTTTGTCCTGACAGCAGTGACTTTAAACTTCTCATATGGAGGAATCAGCACCTCTTTCTCATAAGGAAGCCTAGAATATTCTGACACATCAGCACCTAAACAAGTGTAGATTTCAAAACAGGATTTATTTCCAAAACGTTTTGCTATGTAACGATCAAGAGAGGAGGATGTAAACGAGCCGAAACGAATTTCTGGAAAAGTAATCTCATTAAATGTAAGATTTGTACCACGAAAGGTTTTAAAGcatctattttgttttttcctcagaatCTCTATCGCTTCTGTTAACAGAAATTGAAGTGAATACCATTTGTATGTCCCGTCTTTGTAGTTTTGTTTTCCATTACGAGCGTCATTATtgaatatttgatatattttaaaatctatgtCAGTGTACACATAAATGGCAATGAAGTTACATTTCAAGGTatcatgtttcatttttttctggtTCGATACATAACTTTCACCTTTTTGCCAAGCATTTTTAAATCCATTTCTTTCAAATTCAGAGTTATCGCATTTCTCATTTAGATATTTTTCCTTCACCTTTTTAGCCATGTTCTGTCTACAGCCGTAATAATAGTCATCAACAGAATTCAGTGCCATATCCAATTTGTGTTCTTCAACAGCATCTCTGTGATCCTGCAGCGACAGGAATCATAATGATCACATCATCATCAGTGTTCATGTCTGTAATATTCATACTAGAACACAAGCTTACCCGTCCTAGAGCAGATGAAATGAGAAGAAGAGCTTCAATGATCAGCAGCATCTTGATTCAGTCAAACCCCTCAGATGAAGAACAGATGCTGAAAGACCAGAAACACAACAGCAGCTCACAAATACTACATCTAGACAAAATATGTGTTCACTGACTTCATGCATAATACAGTTCAAAATGTGGTATTTTTGCCATCTTCAAAAAAGTCAATATTCAGCTAAACCACGATTTATATTGACCTTTTACTTCACTGACAAAATTACCTGAGAATATTGTTgtctgtatatattttgtttcaGGTGCTCAAAGATGAGAAGATCAGAAAAGTCATTCACTCACAACCAGACGACAAAAACCCTTCACACCAAGAGATGAGCTAGACCAGACGACAACGGTGGGTTTTTATATCGCTGAAAATGTCTTTGCTTGTGTTGAAGTGTGGTCACGGTGCATCAGCTCATCTCAATTGTTCAGCTAATGCAACACTGGTTAATGTGTGGTTTCACAAAGGACAAACTCTACTTTCCTGTCATGTCAGTGCCAGCAGAAAACAGGTGCGACACCATGATGAGCAGATACTGATCATGGAAATGTGCATTAATTTCTCTAGATTCCTGCAGAAGACAGTTCACATGTTAAAAGTTCACATTGttattgcagatgaaatataacacagataacattaaataaatagattttatcaggttaaagtttgattattagtcactcaaccCCCTCTCTACTTGCTTCCTGTCATCTGTAACCCTTCAATTTCCTCATGAACTCAATCAGATAACATGAAAGAGTTAaagctttctgttcctccattggGGGCAATGCAACTAACACATTCAAGACCCaggaaagacatcattaaagtactccatgtgactccaatggtttaacctcagttttatgaagCAATATTAATTCACcactatatttttaaaatattatccaaagCACATTCACTGAAAAACTTCTGCTCCAGActcaacacaacacacatgTCATGGTGCAGTG containing:
- the LOC125249273 gene encoding erythroblast NAD(P)(+)--arginine ADP-ribosyltransferase-like, giving the protein MLLIIEALLLISSALGRDHRDAVEEHKLDMALNSVDDYYYGCRQNMAKKVKEKYLNEKCDNSEFERNGFKNAWQKGESYVSNQKKMKHDTLKCNFIAIYVYTDIDFKIYQIFNNDARNGKQNYKDGTYKWYSLQFLLTEAIEILRKKQNRCFKTFRGTNLTFNEITFPEIRFGSFTSSSLDRYIAKRFGNKSCFEIYTCLGADVSEYSRLPYEKEVLIPPYEKFKVTAVRTKKYQKDLWCETVYTLKNSGTRSELNCALFKPPKNITKHYGVFNFWCDTVLL
- the LOC125249634 gene encoding butyrophilin subfamily 2 member A2-like → MDIKCVYISVLLMVADGFTVRGSSGPLVAPLGSSVVLPCYVDELLLMEGLEVEWRRTDLTPEQVSWKKSDEDEDILVLLYQNKQTLPDSSDEHYRDRVEFFTAEILKGNFSLRLKGVRAEDRGVYVCQVFAGELSANATVVLKTLGFSSLHVMVLVFCFAAGSGAVLLLCCLIYCRSTNTVSSSTIWSLQLSLVFCPNICMSFAFIFCALTEGFLHETITCCALYILRPVMLIWALPCLNYLQGRFIYLFFN